In a single window of the Acetivibrio cellulolyticus CD2 genome:
- the speE gene encoding polyamine aminopropyltransferase: MDLWYTEFQTPNVGITCKTKKTYHTEKTEFQDLALIETEQFGRMLVLDGTVQTTIGDEFVYHEMITHVPLFTHKNPKKVLVIGGGDGGAIREIIKHPSVEKAVLCEIDGRVIEVSKEYLPEISCALSDKRVEVLVADGIKYVQDNKNEFDVIMVDSTDPVGPAVGLFAVDFYKAIYDALKEDGIFVAQTESPFFHKDLIKNVYKDISSLFPITKLYTCAIPTYPSGFWSFTMGSKKYDPLETDITKIPELDTKYYCPELHKAVFALPKFARDLVK, translated from the coding sequence ATGGATTTATGGTATACTGAATTTCAGACACCTAACGTTGGCATTACATGTAAAACAAAAAAGACTTACCATACTGAAAAGACTGAGTTTCAGGATCTTGCACTGATAGAAACAGAACAGTTCGGAAGAATGCTTGTTTTAGACGGAACAGTACAGACAACTATCGGAGACGAGTTTGTATATCATGAAATGATTACCCATGTACCGCTTTTTACACACAAAAACCCTAAAAAGGTGCTTGTAATCGGTGGTGGAGACGGTGGCGCAATAAGAGAAATAATTAAGCACCCTTCTGTTGAAAAGGCAGTACTTTGTGAAATAGACGGCCGTGTAATTGAAGTTTCAAAGGAATACCTTCCTGAAATAAGCTGTGCTCTGAGTGACAAAAGGGTAGAAGTATTGGTTGCCGACGGTATAAAATATGTTCAGGATAACAAAAATGAGTTTGACGTTATAATGGTTGACTCAACAGATCCTGTAGGACCTGCTGTAGGACTGTTTGCTGTTGATTTTTACAAGGCGATATATGATGCACTTAAAGAAGACGGAATATTTGTTGCTCAAACTGAATCACCATTTTTCCACAAGGATCTGATTAAAAACGTATACAAGGATATAAGCTCATTATTCCCAATAACAAAGCTTTATACTTGTGCAATACCTACATATCCAAGTGGATTCTGGAGCTTTACAATGGGTTCAAAGAAATATGACCCGCTTGAAACTGATATAACAAAGATACCTGAGTTGGATACAAAGTATTACTGCCCTGAGTTGCATAAAGCAGTGTTTGCTTTGCCGAAGTTTGCAAGAGATCTGGTGAAATAA
- a CDS encoding pseudouridine synthase codes for MEMTRLQKYIADCGVASRRKAEELIQQGSVKVNGIVVSEMGIKVSSSDRVEVNGSVIKPESKKVYILLNKPSGYVTTVKDQFRRPTVIDLLKGVDERVFPVGRLDYETTGLLVLTNDGDFTHKMTHPRHEIEKTYQATIAGTPTKDEIHSFESGLEIEDYVTSPAKLKIISTKERTCVIEVTIHEGRNRQVRKMCEAIGHPVLALKRISLGKVTLGNLPEGSWRELTRDEVNSLRNS; via the coding sequence ATGGAAATGACAAGATTGCAGAAGTATATAGCGGATTGCGGTGTTGCTTCAAGGCGAAAGGCAGAGGAATTAATACAGCAGGGAAGCGTAAAGGTAAACGGCATTGTTGTAAGTGAGATGGGTATTAAGGTAAGCAGCAGTGACCGCGTTGAGGTGAATGGCAGTGTGATAAAGCCTGAAAGCAAAAAGGTATACATATTGTTAAACAAACCTTCAGGGTATGTGACTACTGTAAAAGACCAGTTTAGGAGGCCAACCGTAATTGATCTTTTAAAGGGTGTAGACGAAAGGGTTTTTCCGGTTGGAAGGCTTGATTATGAGACTACAGGGCTTTTGGTTCTTACAAACGATGGTGATTTTACTCATAAAATGACTCACCCAAGACACGAAATAGAGAAGACATATCAGGCAACTATTGCAGGGACGCCAACAAAGGACGAGATCCATAGTTTTGAAAGCGGACTGGAAATTGAAGACTATGTTACTTCTCCTGCGAAGTTAAAGATAATAAGTACTAAAGAACGTACATGTGTTATTGAGGTAACAATACACGAAGGAAGAAACAGGCAGGTTAGAAAAATGTGTGAGGCTATAGGACATCCTGTGTTGGCGCTAAAAAGGATTTCGTTAGGGAAAGTTACATTAGGCAATTTGCCTGAGGGAAGCTGGCGCGAATTAACCCGTGATGAAGTGAATTCACTTAGGAATAGCTAA
- a CDS encoding DUF1540 domain-containing protein → MADCQRIMCSVGSCTFNETSQNLCTLDAVQVSAAAKSDSGAPYDETLCASYSSGKEKK, encoded by the coding sequence ATGGCTGATTGTCAAAGAATCATGTGCTCAGTAGGCAGTTGTACGTTTAATGAGACCAGTCAAAACTTATGTACTCTAGATGCAGTACAGGTAAGTGCAGCAGCTAAGTCAGACAGTGGTGCCCCATACGATGAGACTCTTTGTGCAAGTTACAGCTCCGGCAAGGAGAAGAAGTAA